A single window of Raphanus sativus cultivar WK10039 unplaced genomic scaffold, ASM80110v3 Scaffold3224, whole genome shotgun sequence DNA harbors:
- the LOC130506424 gene encoding GATA transcription factor 17-like: MSMTEESKTTKLESAGDSSDVENGNCSSSGSGGGGGGDTKKTCVDCGTNKTPLWRGGPAGPKSLCNACGIKSRKKRQAALGIKQEDNKMKNNKSNDSCLAPDNQTVKNGKGDSGSVKNKIKKTESEDCNDKKSVKRGGRFLDLGFKVPVMKRSVVEKKRVWMKLGEEERAAVLLMALSCG; the protein is encoded by the exons ATGTCAATGACGGAAGAAAGTAAGACGACGAAGCTCGAATCGGCGGGAGACTCTTCGGATGTCGAGAACGGGAACTGTAGCAGTAGCGgaagtggaggaggaggaggaggcgatACTAAAAAGACTTGCGTTGATTGCGGAACTAACAAGACTCCTCTCTGGCGTGGTGGCCCTGCTGGTCCTAAA tcaTTGTGCAATGCGTGTGGGATCAAGAGCAGGAAGAAGAGACAAGCAGCTCTTGGGATTAAACAAGAGGATAATAAGATGAAGAACAACAAAAGTAACGATAGCTGTCTCGCTCCCGACAATCAGACCGTCAAAAACGGAAAAGGCGATTCAGGAAGCGTCAAGAACAAGATCAAGAAGACGGAGAGTGAGGATTGTAATGACAAGAAGAGTGTGAAAAGGGGTGGTAGATTTTTGGATTTGGGATTTAAAGTGCCGGTGATGAAGAGATCGGTGGTGGAGAAGAAGAGGGTATGGATGAAGCTGGGTGAAGAGGAACGAGCAGCAGTGCTTCTCATGGCTCTTTCTTGTGgttga